From a single Oncorhynchus tshawytscha isolate Ot180627B linkage group LG33, Otsh_v2.0, whole genome shotgun sequence genomic region:
- the LOC112230564 gene encoding serine/threonine-protein kinase NIM1-like isoform X2, with translation MPGGQYQVSTRRRTLHSRYSLSVSSLGRQDEEEDTPPPCLSPLEKLTTKMCQDEQTIKELIVGRRIGFYKVRDKVAIKVLDKMRLDVQAQSLLSREISSMEALQHANVVRLYEVVESHSRLYLVLEYAGGGDLHTHICSDGKLTEAEAKITFAQILSAIKHMHDKNIIHRDLKAENVLYTCNGCVKVADFGFSTRVTNCSDTLDTFCGSPPYAAPELFRDECYVGPPVDVWAMGVLLFFMVTGTMPFRAETMGKLRLAVIEGVYTLPPWVPGPCQRLIRGILKPVPVERYAVDQMLGCDWLLPVEYPWTVVPPVPLNPLRLADAEPGELDDEEEEIRASLEELGVNMEHIRNNEGKDSRSPITGLYRILLHRAQKRRGAETVPVVGGLVRDPKREGLRAYRSLMHSSRLCVLQ, from the exons ATGCCAGGGGGGCAGTACCAGGTGTCCACCAGGAGGAGGACTCTCCACAGCCGCTATAGCCTGTCAGTCAGCTCATTAGGTCggcaggatgaggaggaggataccCCGCCACCATGCCTCAGCCCTCTGGAGAAGCTCACCACCAAAATGTGTCAGGATGAGCAGACCatcaaggagctgatcgtgggccGTAGGATTGGCTTCTACAAGGTCCGAG ACAAGGTGGCCATCAAGGTGCTGGATAAGATGCGGCTGGATGTTCAGGCCCAGAGTCTGCTCTCCAGGGAGATCTCCAGCATGGAGGCCCTGCAGCATGCCAATGTGGTGCGTCTGTACGAGGTGGTGGAGTCACACAGCCGACTCTACCTGGTGCTGGAGTATGCCGGGGGAGGggacctccacacacacatctgctCCGATGGCAAGCTGACAGAAGCCGAGGCCAAGATCACCTTCGCACAAATCCTATCCGCCATCAAACACATG CACGACAAAAACATAATCCACCGGGACCTGAAGGCTGAGAATGTACTGTACACCTGTAATGGCTGTGTGAAGGTGGCTGACTTTGGCTTCAGCACCAGGGTCACCAACTGCAGTGACACCCTGGACACCTTTTGTGGCTCTCCCCCCTATGCCGCGCCTGAACTCTTCAGGGACGAGTGCTATGTGGGGCCGCCAGTGGACGTATGGGCCATGGGCGTCCTGCTCTTCTTCATGGTGACTGGCACCATGCCCTTCCGAGCCGAAACCATGGGCAAGCTGAGGCTCGCTGTTATAGAGGGAGTCTACACCCTCCCACCCTGGGTGCCAGGCCCATGCCAGCGGCTGATTCGGGGCATCCTGAAGCCTGTGCCAGTGGAACGCTATGCGGTGGACCAGATGCTGGGCTGTGACTGGCTGCTTCCTGTGGAATACCCGTGGACTGTGGTGCCACCGGTCCCCCTCAACCCTCTGCGCCTGGCGGATGCAGAGCCTGGGGAGctggatgatgaggaggaggagatcaGGGCCTCCCTGGAGGAGCTGGGTGTCAACATGGAACACATTCGCAACAATGAGGGCAAGGACAGCCGCAGCCCCATCACCGGACTTTACCGCATCCTCTTACACCGTGCCCAGAAAAGGCGTGGTGCTGAGACTGTGCCTGTGGTTGGGGGGTTGGTCCGGGACCCTAAAAGAGAGGGCCTCCGAGCTTACAGAAGTCTGATGCACTCCTCCAGGTTATGTGTCCTTCAGTAA
- the LOC112230564 gene encoding serine/threonine-protein kinase NIM1-like isoform X1 — translation MPGGQYQVSTRRRTLHSRYSLSVSSLGRQDEEEDTPPPCLSPLEKLTTKMCQDEQTIKELIVGRRIGFYKVRGEIGSGTFSHVKMAFHSLTKDKVAIKVLDKMRLDVQAQSLLSREISSMEALQHANVVRLYEVVESHSRLYLVLEYAGGGDLHTHICSDGKLTEAEAKITFAQILSAIKHMHDKNIIHRDLKAENVLYTCNGCVKVADFGFSTRVTNCSDTLDTFCGSPPYAAPELFRDECYVGPPVDVWAMGVLLFFMVTGTMPFRAETMGKLRLAVIEGVYTLPPWVPGPCQRLIRGILKPVPVERYAVDQMLGCDWLLPVEYPWTVVPPVPLNPLRLADAEPGELDDEEEEIRASLEELGVNMEHIRNNEGKDSRSPITGLYRILLHRAQKRRGAETVPVVGGLVRDPKREGLRAYRSLMHSSRLCVLQ, via the exons ATGCCAGGGGGGCAGTACCAGGTGTCCACCAGGAGGAGGACTCTCCACAGCCGCTATAGCCTGTCAGTCAGCTCATTAGGTCggcaggatgaggaggaggataccCCGCCACCATGCCTCAGCCCTCTGGAGAAGCTCACCACCAAAATGTGTCAGGATGAGCAGACCatcaaggagctgatcgtgggccGTAGGATTGGCTTCTACAAGGTCCGAGGTGAGATCGGCTCTGGAACCTTCTCCCACGTCAAAATGGCCTTCCACTCTCTCACCAAAG ACAAGGTGGCCATCAAGGTGCTGGATAAGATGCGGCTGGATGTTCAGGCCCAGAGTCTGCTCTCCAGGGAGATCTCCAGCATGGAGGCCCTGCAGCATGCCAATGTGGTGCGTCTGTACGAGGTGGTGGAGTCACACAGCCGACTCTACCTGGTGCTGGAGTATGCCGGGGGAGGggacctccacacacacatctgctCCGATGGCAAGCTGACAGAAGCCGAGGCCAAGATCACCTTCGCACAAATCCTATCCGCCATCAAACACATG CACGACAAAAACATAATCCACCGGGACCTGAAGGCTGAGAATGTACTGTACACCTGTAATGGCTGTGTGAAGGTGGCTGACTTTGGCTTCAGCACCAGGGTCACCAACTGCAGTGACACCCTGGACACCTTTTGTGGCTCTCCCCCCTATGCCGCGCCTGAACTCTTCAGGGACGAGTGCTATGTGGGGCCGCCAGTGGACGTATGGGCCATGGGCGTCCTGCTCTTCTTCATGGTGACTGGCACCATGCCCTTCCGAGCCGAAACCATGGGCAAGCTGAGGCTCGCTGTTATAGAGGGAGTCTACACCCTCCCACCCTGGGTGCCAGGCCCATGCCAGCGGCTGATTCGGGGCATCCTGAAGCCTGTGCCAGTGGAACGCTATGCGGTGGACCAGATGCTGGGCTGTGACTGGCTGCTTCCTGTGGAATACCCGTGGACTGTGGTGCCACCGGTCCCCCTCAACCCTCTGCGCCTGGCGGATGCAGAGCCTGGGGAGctggatgatgaggaggaggagatcaGGGCCTCCCTGGAGGAGCTGGGTGTCAACATGGAACACATTCGCAACAATGAGGGCAAGGACAGCCGCAGCCCCATCACCGGACTTTACCGCATCCTCTTACACCGTGCCCAGAAAAGGCGTGGTGCTGAGACTGTGCCTGTGGTTGGGGGGTTGGTCCGGGACCCTAAAAGAGAGGGCCTCCGAGCTTACAGAAGTCTGATGCACTCCTCCAGGTTATGTGTCCTTCAGTAA
- the LOC112230565 gene encoding growth arrest and DNA damage-inducible protein GADD45 gamma-like yields MTLEEVLIQKPVERAQCTGKALEEVLLSAKDNNCLTVGVYESAKVMNVDPDNVCFCVLATDEEWECDIALQIHFTLIQSYCFDNDISIVRVNNMQRLAEIVRDKTGQLEDAHCCLIMNSADGSWEDPALEKLHLFCEESRGLNDWVPEITLPKR; encoded by the exons ATGACTCTTGAGGAAGTTCTGATCCAGAAGCCCGTTGAACGTGCCCAGTGCACCGGCAAAGCGCTGGAGGAAGTTCTGCTCTCCGCTAAAGACAACAACTGCCTGACTGTCGGTGTCTATGAGTCTGCTAAAGTTATGAATGT TGACCCAGacaatgtgtgtttctgtgtcctgGCAACCGATGAGGAGTGGGAGTGTGACATTGCTCTCCAGATCCACTTCACCCTCATCCAGTCTTACTGTTTTGACAACGACATCAGCATCGTCAGGGTGAACAACATGCAGCGACTGGCCGAAATTGTTCGTGACAAGACTGGCCAGCTTGAAGATGCCCACTGCTGTCTTATCATG AACTCAGCTGATGGTTCCTGGGAGGACCCTGCTTTGGAGAAGCTGCACCTGTTCTGTGAGGAGAGCCGCGGTCTGAACGACTGGGTTCCAGAGATCACCCTCCCTAAACGCTGA
- the LOC112230512 gene encoding growth arrest and DNA damage-inducible protein GADD45 gamma-like — protein METIGKSLKEALKSAQCEDRLTVGVYESAKIMNDDPDSVSFCVLATDEEWECNIALQIHFTLIQSYCFDNDISIVRVNNMQRLAEIVGDKAGQLEDAHCCLITNSADGSWEDPALEKLHLFCEESRGLNDWVPEITIPKR, from the exons ATGGAAACGATTGGCAAATCTCTGAAGGAAGCTCTCAAGTCTGCCCAGTGTGAGGATCGCCTCACTGTTGGTGTCTATGAAAGTGCCAAAATAATGAATGA TGACCCAGACAGTGTGTCTTTCTGTGTCCTGGCAACCGATGAGGAGTGGGAGTGTAATATTGCTCTCCAGATCCACTTCACCCTCATCCAGTCTTACTGTTTTGACAATGACATCAGCATTGTCAGAGTGAACAACATGCAGCGACTGGCCGAGATTGTTGGGGACAAGGCTGGCCAGCTTGAAGATGCCCACTGCTGTCTCATCACG AACTCAGCTGATGGTTCCTGGGAGGACCCTGCTTTGGAGAAGCTGCACCTGTTCTGTGAGGAGAGCCGCGGTCTGAACGACTGGGTTCCAGAGATCACCATCCCTAAACGCTGA